A single window of Haliotis asinina isolate JCU_RB_2024 chromosome 5, JCU_Hal_asi_v2, whole genome shotgun sequence DNA harbors:
- the LOC137283389 gene encoding protein HID1-like produces the protein MGNTDTKLNFRKAVIQLTTKTQPIEANDEAFWEQFWSDSVTCVQDVFTLIPAAEIRALREESPSNLATLCYKAVEKLVAAAESGCPSHREQQTVLNCVRLLTRILPYIFEDPDWRGFFWSTLPGHSEEGENESPPLAQSLLNALSDLLFCPDFSVSTNRKSGPDNPEDMASIDSCEYIWEAGVGYAHSPAHNNNHDINRTEILKLMLTCFSETMYLPPIADAHSQPNQWIHFFTSTENRHALPLFTSLLNMVAAYDPVGYGVPYNHLMFADHREGLVEIALQVLCVTLENEAGSNQNVSVDGTSGGTAMEQSGDAGGPDNLFVNYLSRIHREEDFSFILRGITRLLNNPLQQTYLPGSSKKIQFHQELLVLFWKMCDINKKFMFYVLKSSDVLDILVPILYFLNDARADQSRVGLMHIGVFILLLLSGERNFGVRLNKPYTVRVPMDIPVFTGTHADFLVIVFHKIITTGHQRLQPLFDCLLTIIVNVSPYLKTLSMVASTKMLHLLEAFSTPWFLYASPTNHHLVFFLLEVFNNIIQYQFDGNSNLVYTIIRKRNVFHQMANLPTDHSAIAKALTKRGKKFSAPPQDTRDPQTMEGAIPASEAEPGTLKASLAALPRLDKMTERAAPDEGHKAPTLKELAESSGTHNVQPPSEIRDPTSAQGGEASCTEDAESEKPKLQKAKSLPTPPASPSNIPPPMTAEIPTRAPMMRAGSAAGPGAWVATPDWVQSWKQKLPLQTIMRMLQVLVPQVEKICIDKGLTDESEILKFLQHGTLVGLLPVPHPILIRKYQANSGTTMWFRTYLWGVIYLRNVDPPVWYDTNVKLFEIQRV, from the exons CCAATAGAAGCCAACGATGAGGCCTTTTGGGAGCAGTTCTGGTCAGACAGCGTGACATGTGTTCAGGATGTGTTTACACTGATACCAGCTGCGGAGATAAGAGCACTGAGGGAGGAGTCTCCGTCCAATCTAGCCACATTATGCTACAAGGCTGTGGAGAAACTAGTCGCTGCTGCTGAGAGTGGCTGCCCCTCCCACAGGGAACAACAGACAG TGTTAAACTGTGTGCGTCTGCTGACCAGGATCCTGCCATATATATTTGAGGACCCAGACTGGAGGGGCTTCTTCTGGTCCACACTGCCTGGGCACAGTGAGGAAGGGGAG AATGAGAGTCCACCACTTGCTCAGTCATTGTTGAATGCACTCTCG GATCTGCTGTTCTGTCCAGACTTCTCTGTGTCAACAAACAGAAAGTCAGGCCCG GACAACCCAGAAGACATGGCTTCCATAGACAGCTGCGAGTACATCTGGGAAGCTGGAGTGGGTTATGCCCACTCACCTGCACacaacaacaaccatgacaTCAACCGCACAGAGATACTCAAACTCATGCTGACATGCTTCTCCGAGACAATGTACCTGCCTCCTATAG CTGATGCACACAGTCAGCCAAATCAGTGGATCCATTTTTTTACCTCCACAGAAAACAG ACATGCCCTGCCTCTGTTCACATCACTGCTCAACATGGTGGCAGCCTATGACCCAGTAGGCTACGGGGTGCCCTACAACCACCTCATGTTTGCTGATCACCGGGAGGGACTGGTGGAGATTGCCCTGCAGGTCCTCTGTGTTACCTTGGAAAACGAGGCAGGCAGCAACCAGAACGTCTCTGTTGATGGAACGAGTGGGGGTACTGCTATGGAACAGTCCGGTGAT GCTGGTGGCCCAGACAACCTGTTTGTGAACTATCTGTCCAGAATACACAGAGAAGAG GACTTCTCCTTCATTCTCCGAGGCATCACGCGTCTGTTGAACAACCCACTGCAGCAGACGTATCTTCCTGGCTCTTCTAAGAAGATACAGTTCCACCAGGAGCTGCTGGTTCTGTTCTGGAAGATGTGTGATATCAACAAG AAGTTCATGTTCTATGTGTTGAAGAGCAGTGATGTGTTGGACATCCTGGTACCAATCCTCTACTTCCTCAATGATGCCAGGGCAGATCAGT CTCGTGTTGGCCTCATGCACATCGGAGTGTTCATTTTACTGTTATTGAGTGGGGAGAGGAACTTTGGTGTGCGTCTCAACAAACCCTACACTGTGAGGGTTCCCATGGATATTCCAGTCTTCACTGGCACACATGCAGACTTCCTTGTCATT GTTTTCCACAAGATTATCACCACAGGGCACCAGCGACTGCAGCCATTGTTTGACTGTCTCCTGACCATCATTGTTAATG TGTCACCGTACTTGAAGACACTGTCTATGGTTGCCAGTACCAAGATGCTGCATTTACTAGAG GCATTCAGTACTCCATGGTTCTTGTATGCCAGTCCCACCAACCACCATCTTGTGTTCTTCCTCCTCGAGGTCTTCAACAATATTATACAGTACCAGTTTGATG GTAATTCCAACTTGGTGTACACAATAATCCGCAAAAGAAATGTGTTCCATCAAATGGCCAACCTGCCAACAGACCATTCAGCGATTGCCAAAGCTCTTACGAAGCGTGGGAAGAAGTTCTCCGCCCCGCCTCAAGACACCAGAGATCCTCAGACAATGGAGGGTGCCATCCCTGCATCTGAAGCTGAACCAGGCACACTCAAGGCCAGTCTAGCTGCTCTTCCTC GTCTTGACAAGATGACCGAGAGGGCTGCTCCTGATGAGGGACACAAGGCCCCAACACTGAAGGAGCTGGCTGAGTCTAGTGGGACTCACAATGTGCAGCCTCCTAGTGAGATTAGGGACCCTACCTCAGCACAAGGCGGAGAGGCCTCCTGTACAGAAGATGCAGAGAGTGAGAAGCCAAAACTGCAGAAAGCAAAGAGTTTG CCCACTCCACCTGCCAGCCCTTCCAACATTCCGCCACCCATGACTGCCGAGATTCCCACACGAGCTCCCATGATGAGAGCAGGCTCTGCAGCCGGACCAGGAGCATGGGTTGCCACACCTGACTGG GTCCAGTCCTGGAAGCAGAAGCTGCCATTGCAGACCATCATGAGGATGTTGCAGGTGCTTGTTCCGCAGGTGGAGAAGATTTGTATAGACAA GGGTCTGACAGATGAGAGTGAGATCCTCAAGTTCCTACAACATGGCACACTGGTGGGTCTCCTCCCTGTGCCTCACCCAATCCTCATCCGCAAGTACCAGGCTAACAGTGGCACCACCATGTGGTTCCGTACATACCTCTGGGGAGTCATCTATCTAAG AAATGTCGACCCGCCTGTATGGTACGACACGAATGTCAAGCTGTTTGAGATTCAGCGTGTGTGA